The window CCGCTGCCGACTTGCCGGAACGGCGGTCGGCCACGATCTCGTAGGAGATCTTCTGACCTTCGCGCAGCGTGCCGAGGCCTGCACGCTCGACAGCGCTGATGTGGACGAACACGTCCTGGCCGCCATCGTCGGGCTGGATGAAGCCGAAGCCTTTGGTCGCGTTAAACCACTTCACGGTTCCCATGCTCATGGGGGTAGTCCCTTCTCAGATAACACAATGTCAGAGCCCGCTCGCGCGGACAGGTTAGATCGAATTTTTGGAAGGGTCGTCAGCGTGTCTGAACCGGCTGTACCGGTGGATGCTAATGTCGTCCGGCCGAAAATCGATTAATTCATTTTATTCGAAACAGAACCCCAAAACAATGCTGACGTGCAC of the Bradyrhizobium sp. WSM1417 genome contains:
- a CDS encoding cold-shock protein yields the protein MSMGTVKWFNATKGFGFIQPDDGGQDVFVHISAVERAGLGTLREGQKISYEIVADRRSGKSAADNLRSAG